Proteins encoded together in one Polaribacter reichenbachii window:
- a CDS encoding sigma-70 family RNA polymerase sigma factor: protein MYKIKSADEAAFAVLYDRLWHRMYTLAFSLLKNKDLSKDLVQEVFVDFWVRRLEIENSNIEAYLIKATRFRVYKELRDDKFKKINIDFIDSLKAPHTNGVLEELQLKETETLIEKAINNLPKKRKQVFTLSRFTLLNNLEISQKLGISKRTVETQISLAIRSIKSEINY, encoded by the coding sequence ATGTACAAAATAAAAAGCGCAGACGAGGCTGCTTTTGCTGTACTTTATGATAGGTTATGGCATCGTATGTATACTTTAGCTTTTTCTTTATTAAAGAATAAAGATTTATCTAAAGATCTTGTTCAAGAAGTTTTTGTAGATTTTTGGGTTAGAAGATTAGAAATAGAAAATAGTAATATAGAAGCTTACCTTATTAAAGCAACTCGTTTTAGAGTTTACAAAGAACTTAGAGATGATAAGTTTAAAAAAATAAATATCGATTTCATAGATTCTTTAAAAGCTCCTCATACAAATGGAGTTTTAGAAGAATTGCAATTAAAAGAAACAGAAACTTTAATTGAAAAAGCTATTAATAACTTACCTAAAAAACGTAAGCAGGTTTTTACATTAAGTAGGTTTACCTTACTTAATAACCTAGAAATTTCGCAAAAATTAGGAATTTCTAAAAGAACAGTAGAAACTCAAATTTCTCTTGCTATTAGAAGTATTAAAAGCGAAATAAACTATTAA
- a CDS encoding FecR family protein yields the protein MTEKEFKNLLDKFLKGTITKEEEALLISLEEKAIRETKKELFLNDKEKKEVKNEIFKGVKKQIKPNNYVRFAIAASVTLLLGLVSVFFFNQNNNSEIVTFANTSNQIKTVFLEDGSKVILNKNSSFSYINTYNNTRHLELNGEAFFKITRNKKKPFIVKTQNIKTKVLGTSFNVLNNDSIVSVTVATGLVEVSDTHNAVLLKPNQQTNYKIASKAFTTNNKSHLFFTTWFKKIYNLENVSMNDIADFLEYNYKTKMVFTNTDFKKIKMSITIKKGEDIKSIINKINYITDLQLTLKENNMIEIK from the coding sequence ATGACTGAAAAAGAATTTAAAAACCTTTTAGATAAATTTTTAAAAGGCACAATAACCAAAGAAGAAGAAGCATTATTAATTTCTTTAGAAGAGAAAGCTATACGCGAAACTAAAAAAGAACTTTTTTTAAATGATAAGGAAAAAAAAGAAGTTAAAAATGAAATCTTTAAAGGGGTTAAAAAACAAATAAAACCAAATAACTATGTAAGGTTTGCTATTGCTGCTTCTGTAACTTTACTTCTAGGTCTTGTAAGTGTTTTTTTCTTCAACCAAAATAACAATTCAGAGATAGTAACTTTTGCAAACACATCAAATCAAATAAAAACAGTGTTTTTAGAAGATGGAAGTAAAGTAATATTAAATAAAAATAGCTCTTTTAGTTATATAAATACCTATAACAATACTAGGCATTTAGAGCTTAATGGTGAAGCTTTTTTTAAAATAACAAGAAACAAAAAAAAACCGTTTATAGTTAAAACACAAAATATAAAAACAAAAGTATTAGGTACTAGTTTTAATGTTTTAAATAACGATTCTATAGTTAGTGTTACTGTAGCTACTGGTTTAGTAGAAGTTTCTGATACTCATAATGCAGTTTTATTAAAGCCTAACCAACAAACAAATTATAAAATAGCCTCTAAAGCTTTTACCACCAATAACAAATCGCATCTGTTTTTTACTACTTGGTTTAAAAAAATCTACAATTTAGAGAATGTATCTATGAATGATATTGCAGATTTTTTAGAATATAATTACAAAACCAAAATGGTATTTACCAATACAGACTTTAAAAAAATTAAAATGTCTATTACCATAAAGAAAGGCGAAGACATTAAAAGTATAATAAATAAGATTAATTATATAACTGATTTACAACTAACTCTTAAAGAAAATAATATGATAGAAATTAAATAA
- a CDS encoding SusD/RagB family nutrient-binding outer membrane lipoprotein — protein sequence MKNNKITILLLMIMLIATSCSESFDEINTSPNTLPDTEVDIKFVLTGVLSKSAQIATKMSYEWGHLSAATQYLQRDFTSYEENNYQWGTIDFSNYYEPLKDSQYIFERAENEKTDEVKNYYQAVALIIKSYQYGFITSAFGDVPYHKALLAENGGDEFLKPIYDTQKEVFIGILNDLKEANTLLKNTGIITEAVNSDIMYNGDGQKWRRLANSLRLRFYIRLSEKSDSDINVSSEIASIVNNTSEFPVLQDNSDNAVISYIGTDNVNSWPGGALNWSNRSEFYRRKPSSTIVNDLIALKDPRLTKWVKPVDVQLAQGTTNQVVVENNRVKRYVDFDIDAINSDDNLENDINTSLFVGLPIALSAPNDFNLGGTLSDVITEIGNLDNSIYLNAAANPHASYLTDMYSENNHELVKSILMTAAEVQFLLAEASYRGYISGNAYTYYKEGIELSFNQYQINDGDSESVYDEENNALIAFNQADYIKNAKEIFDAASDKLEPIIHQKWIALWLTTESWFDFSRTGYPELNSNIISGTKGQRTPIRFIYTDAYNEENMLNAINNLQPAVNDQWANMWLLQ from the coding sequence ATGAAAAATAATAAAATAACCATATTGCTATTAATGATTATGCTTATTGCAACATCATGTAGTGAGTCTTTTGATGAAATCAATACAAGTCCAAATACACTTCCAGATACAGAGGTAGATATTAAATTTGTGCTTACGGGTGTCCTATCAAAATCTGCTCAAATTGCCACTAAAATGTCTTATGAATGGGGACATTTATCTGCAGCAACACAATATTTACAAAGAGATTTTACAAGTTATGAAGAAAATAACTATCAATGGGGAACCATCGATTTCTCTAATTATTATGAACCTTTAAAAGATAGCCAGTATATTTTTGAGAGAGCAGAAAATGAAAAAACAGATGAGGTCAAAAACTATTATCAAGCTGTAGCTTTAATTATAAAATCTTATCAATATGGGTTTATAACATCTGCTTTTGGCGATGTTCCTTACCATAAAGCTTTATTAGCTGAAAATGGAGGTGATGAATTTTTAAAACCAATTTATGATACTCAAAAAGAAGTTTTTATAGGAATTCTTAATGATTTAAAAGAAGCAAATACACTTTTAAAAAATACAGGTATAATTACAGAAGCTGTAAATAGTGATATAATGTATAATGGAGATGGTCAAAAATGGAGAAGATTAGCAAATTCACTACGTCTTAGATTTTACATTCGTTTGTCAGAAAAAAGTGATTCAGATATTAATGTATCATCAGAAATTGCTTCAATAGTAAACAATACAAGTGAGTTTCCTGTTTTACAAGATAATAGTGACAATGCTGTTATTTCTTATATTGGTACAGATAATGTAAATAGTTGGCCAGGTGGCGCTTTAAACTGGAGTAATAGATCTGAGTTTTACCGTAGAAAACCATCTTCTACCATTGTAAACGATTTAATTGCTCTAAAAGATCCTCGTTTAACTAAATGGGTAAAACCAGTTGATGTTCAGTTAGCACAAGGAACAACAAACCAAGTTGTGGTAGAAAATAATAGAGTAAAACGTTATGTAGATTTTGATATAGATGCTATTAATAGTGATGATAATCTAGAGAATGATATCAATACAAGTTTATTTGTTGGGCTGCCTATTGCTTTAAGCGCTCCAAACGATTTTAATTTGGGAGGTACACTTAGTGATGTTATTACAGAAATAGGAAATTTAGATAATAGTATTTACTTAAACGCTGCTGCAAATCCGCATGCTTCTTACCTAACAGACATGTATTCAGAAAATAATCATGAATTGGTAAAATCTATTTTAATGACTGCTGCAGAAGTACAATTTTTATTAGCAGAAGCAAGTTATAGAGGTTATATTAGTGGTAATGCTTATACGTATTACAAAGAAGGAATTGAATTGTCTTTTAATCAGTATCAAATTAACGATGGAGATAGTGAATCTGTTTATGACGAAGAAAATAATGCTTTAATTGCCTTTAATCAAGCTGATTATATTAAAAATGCAAAAGAAATTTTCGATGCTGCTTCAGATAAATTAGAACCAATTATTCATCAAAAATGGATAGCTTTATGGTTAACAACAGAGTCTTGGTTTGATTTTAGCAGAACTGGCTATCCAGAATTAAATAGTAACATTATTTCTGGAACTAAAGGACAACGAACTCCAATAAGGTTTATTTATACTGATGCTTACAATGAAGAAAATATGCTAAACGCTATTAATAATTTACAACCAGCTGTAAATGATCAATGGGCCAATATGTGGCTTTTACAATAA
- a CDS encoding purple acid phosphatase family protein — protein sequence MKKNRVLSISFLFLVQFLIAQKIEIKPYLQDAESNSIKIMWQTDFGEESIVYWGLSKTKLSNKAIGKASDINFTDKRIHEVAITGLTRFTTYFYKVQTGKAVSKIYQFKTPPFAGHSKKINLVAMSDMQYDSQYPTKFTEIVEEGVLTYFNENYKGDISDNLAMVVIPGDLVVTGSVFSQWQEHFFKQSEKLFSNVPVYPVLGNHERNSDFYFKYFSLPKNGSPEYAEHWWFKDYANTRIIGLDSNNGYRDIKEQLKWLKELLDKTAKNDDIDFVFAQLHHPHKSELWIPGEEDFSGKVVKLLEAFSKASNKPSLHFFGHTHGYSRGQSKEHKHLWVNVASAGGAIDNWGEFEGRDYDEFTVTQDEYGFVLATIDTDKENPSFTLKRISRGNNIKSRNNELRDSITVFKKTIQPNAPVLVDFKNANNPIHKMLMKANTFKSDKKDAFHAATNWQVATNKDFSKIIYNSWKQHENWYYKENRQKDDDLTDEFIDRKLSNETTYYVRVRYRDQFLNWSDWSAVKSFKTDK from the coding sequence ATGAAAAAAAATAGAGTTTTAAGTATTTCCTTTTTATTTCTAGTTCAGTTTTTAATAGCTCAAAAAATAGAAATAAAACCTTATTTACAAGATGCAGAGTCCAATTCTATCAAAATTATGTGGCAAACCGATTTTGGTGAAGAATCTATTGTTTATTGGGGTTTAAGTAAAACTAAATTAAGCAACAAAGCTATTGGCAAAGCTTCAGATATCAATTTTACAGATAAAAGAATACACGAAGTAGCGATTACAGGTTTAACAAGGTTTACTACCTATTTTTATAAAGTACAAACGGGTAAAGCTGTATCCAAAATTTATCAATTTAAAACGCCACCTTTTGCAGGTCATTCTAAAAAAATAAATTTAGTGGCAATGAGTGATATGCAATACGACTCTCAATATCCTACTAAATTTACAGAAATTGTAGAAGAAGGGGTGTTAACTTATTTTAATGAAAATTATAAAGGCGATATTTCAGACAATTTAGCAATGGTTGTAATTCCTGGAGATTTGGTAGTTACTGGTTCTGTGTTTAGTCAATGGCAAGAACATTTCTTTAAACAATCAGAAAAATTATTTTCTAATGTGCCAGTTTATCCGGTTTTAGGAAACCATGAAAGAAATTCAGATTTCTATTTTAAATACTTTAGTCTTCCTAAAAACGGAAGTCCGGAATATGCAGAACATTGGTGGTTTAAAGATTATGCAAATACCAGAATTATTGGTTTAGACTCTAATAACGGTTATAGAGATATTAAAGAACAATTAAAATGGTTAAAAGAATTGTTAGATAAAACTGCAAAAAATGATGATATCGATTTTGTATTTGCACAATTACATCATCCTCATAAATCAGAATTATGGATACCGGGCGAAGAAGATTTTTCGGGTAAAGTTGTAAAGTTATTAGAAGCATTTAGCAAGGCATCTAATAAACCAAGTTTGCATTTTTTTGGTCATACACACGGCTATTCTAGAGGGCAATCTAAAGAACACAAACACCTTTGGGTAAATGTGGCTTCTGCTGGTGGTGCTATTGATAATTGGGGAGAATTTGAAGGCAGAGATTATGATGAATTTACAGTAACACAAGACGAATATGGTTTTGTTTTAGCAACTATAGATACAGATAAAGAGAATCCTTCTTTTACTTTAAAAAGAATAAGTAGAGGAAATAATATTAAATCTAGAAACAACGAATTAAGAGATAGCATAACTGTTTTTAAGAAAACGATTCAACCAAATGCACCTGTATTAGTTGATTTTAAGAATGCGAATAATCCTATTCATAAAATGTTAATGAAAGCAAATACTTTTAAAAGTGATAAAAAAGATGCTTTTCACGCAGCTACTAATTGGCAAGTGGCTACAAACAAAGATTTTTCTAAAATAATTTACAATTCTTGGAAACAACACGAAAACTGGTACTACAAAGAAAACAGACAAAAAGACGATGATTTAACTGATGAGTTTATCGATAGAAAATTAAGTAACGAAACTACCTATTATGTAAGAGTTCGTTATAGAGATCAATTTTTAAATTGGAGCGATTGGTCTGCTGTAAAATCTTTTAAAACTGATAAATAG
- a CDS encoding SusC/RagA family TonB-linked outer membrane protein, with protein MTSFGNNQKNILELKVSIKLENAKLTTIFSKIKNEYNINFSYGQKIIEDSAKFSVDYKETTLSNLLNDLSKKGFFKYQINDKSVLIKKLNKSNFQHTVKGTVYDENGNPLPGTSVMEKGTNNGTTSNFEGQFSITVANPNAVLVISYIGYKNEEIQVNNQKEFNIVLKENVADLNEIVVTALGMKREKKALGYAVGEIDDKKINLVPQENVLGALSSKISGLDIRRGGNDLNNETYVYIRGKTSLTGNDQPLVVIDGSPIGDTNVMGDISAMDVENISVLKGASAAALYGSRAGNGVILITTKSGNNTKKGIGVNFNTTTTFNAPYKYIELQNQFTNGQKGIFNEATWQHWYGAEKGTTAVQWNSNGEEVPLEFYDNSLKDYFKTGVTTINDVSISGAYDKGSFRLSISQLSGKGFTPGTELKKIGANLTTSFKITDKVTVSTNINISNPNSDNYPINSIGGDDQYFDIYNIAPHININDLKDYWVVKNTEQRKITEGYNNPWFFANERVNKFDKIRGFGNIKLDWKINEDFNAMARVSNSSNSNRTEIIRPWSYDGFGTSKPFGSYNISENSSRETNIDVLFSYKKQLGDFRIDPSIGGNILNSRSTSISSGGDNLVLPGLYTVSNVARGGLLYDSASYRKSVYSAYGMVSFGYKDYVFLDVTARNDWSSTLPKENRSYFYPSVSTSVLVSQFVEMPKWVSLFKVRSSWAQVGKDTSPYLINPTLSQGYWGDDFTYSLPSSMPNTNLKPEIATSYEFGTDIKLFHGRLGFDATYYKTQNKNQILNVAVSPLTGYTSSTINAGNVENYGIELGLNIIPIRTEDLEWNMNFNFTKQESKLVALVDGIDRVNFGGGTDMGSFTRVGGVIGDLYAPYVRKVEEGEYKGWNLLDANGRWDVDRTKENQKKIGNSNNDFAVGFNTSITYKNFTLTASLDWRQGGDFFSESMKRMARSGKIESWKNGISTSTFTGVLNANSFNGDRAALANEIKSNPIYRNNNVWVGGRNQDLGGFAYNGNYNGAFFPGVIDNGDGTYTENFGGEGTQFFDAYRVVESSGSFWRTGETFMYDASFVKLRDITLTYDFSDKVAKYISAQNISISLYAKNIMLWTKAKIGIDPETAYDEGNQGFDKWNLTPWTIPMGFRLNVSF; from the coding sequence ATGACAAGTTTTGGAAATAATCAAAAAAATATATTGGAGTTAAAAGTAAGCATTAAATTAGAAAATGCTAAACTAACAACTATTTTTTCAAAAATTAAAAATGAATACAACATTAATTTTTCTTATGGACAGAAAATTATAGAAGATTCAGCTAAGTTTTCAGTTGATTATAAAGAAACAACATTGTCTAATTTATTAAATGATTTATCTAAAAAAGGTTTCTTTAAATACCAAATTAATGATAAAAGTGTCTTAATAAAAAAACTGAATAAGAGTAACTTTCAACATACTGTAAAAGGTACTGTTTATGATGAAAACGGAAATCCGTTACCAGGTACTTCAGTTATGGAAAAAGGCACAAATAACGGAACAACATCTAATTTTGAAGGTCAATTTTCTATAACAGTAGCAAACCCAAATGCTGTTTTAGTAATCTCTTATATTGGATATAAAAATGAAGAGATTCAAGTTAACAATCAAAAAGAATTTAACATTGTATTAAAAGAAAATGTTGCAGATCTAAATGAGATTGTAGTTACAGCCTTGGGTATGAAAAGAGAAAAGAAAGCCTTAGGTTATGCTGTAGGAGAAATAGATGATAAAAAAATTAACCTTGTTCCTCAAGAAAATGTTTTAGGTGCTTTGTCTAGTAAAATTTCAGGTTTAGACATTCGTCGAGGAGGAAATGATTTAAATAACGAAACGTACGTTTACATTAGAGGTAAAACTTCTTTAACAGGTAATGACCAGCCTTTGGTAGTTATTGACGGATCTCCTATAGGAGATACCAATGTTATGGGAGATATAAGCGCAATGGATGTAGAAAATATATCTGTTTTAAAAGGAGCAAGTGCAGCCGCACTTTATGGTTCTAGAGCAGGTAACGGAGTTATTTTAATTACAACTAAATCTGGTAATAATACTAAAAAAGGAATTGGAGTTAATTTTAATACCACTACAACTTTTAACGCTCCATATAAATATATAGAGTTACAAAATCAATTTACTAATGGGCAAAAAGGTATTTTTAATGAAGCTACTTGGCAGCATTGGTATGGGGCAGAAAAAGGAACTACTGCTGTACAATGGAATAGTAATGGCGAAGAAGTGCCTTTAGAATTTTATGATAATAGTTTAAAAGATTATTTTAAAACAGGAGTTACTACTATTAATGATGTAAGTATATCTGGAGCTTATGATAAAGGAAGTTTCCGTTTATCTATTTCTCAATTAAGTGGAAAAGGTTTTACTCCTGGTACAGAATTGAAAAAAATTGGAGCAAATTTAACAACTAGCTTTAAAATTACTGACAAAGTAACTGTATCTACAAACATCAATATTTCTAACCCTAATTCAGATAATTATCCTATTAATTCTATTGGTGGTGACGACCAATATTTTGATATTTATAACATTGCACCACATATCAATATCAATGATTTAAAAGATTATTGGGTTGTAAAAAACACAGAACAACGTAAAATTACAGAAGGTTATAACAATCCATGGTTTTTTGCTAACGAAAGGGTAAACAAGTTTGATAAAATAAGAGGGTTTGGAAACATTAAATTAGATTGGAAAATTAATGAGGATTTTAATGCTATGGCTAGAGTATCTAACAGTAGTAATAGTAATAGAACCGAAATTATAAGACCTTGGTCTTACGATGGTTTTGGTACTAGTAAACCTTTTGGATCTTATAATATTAGCGAAAATAGTTCTAGAGAAACTAACATTGATGTACTTTTTTCTTATAAGAAACAATTAGGCGATTTTAGAATAGACCCATCTATTGGTGGTAATATATTAAATAGCCGAAGTACTTCAATTAGTTCTGGTGGAGACAATTTGGTTTTACCTGGTCTTTATACGGTATCTAATGTAGCCAGAGGCGGATTATTATATGATAGTGCTAGCTATAGAAAATCAGTTTACAGTGCTTACGGAATGGTATCTTTTGGGTATAAAGATTATGTTTTTCTTGATGTTACTGCTCGTAACGATTGGTCTAGTACCTTACCAAAAGAAAATAGATCTTATTTCTATCCTTCTGTGTCTACAAGTGTTTTAGTATCTCAATTTGTAGAAATGCCAAAATGGGTGTCTCTATTTAAAGTAAGATCTAGTTGGGCGCAAGTAGGTAAAGATACTTCTCCTTATTTAATTAACCCAACTTTATCTCAAGGATATTGGGGAGACGATTTTACATACTCATTACCTAGTAGTATGCCAAATACTAACCTAAAACCAGAAATTGCTACTTCTTATGAATTTGGTACCGATATTAAATTGTTTCATGGTCGTTTAGGTTTTGATGCTACATATTATAAAACTCAGAATAAAAATCAAATATTAAATGTGGCTGTATCTCCTTTAACGGGTTATACAAGTTCTACAATTAATGCTGGTAATGTAGAGAATTATGGTATTGAATTAGGTTTAAATATAATACCAATTAGAACAGAAGATTTAGAGTGGAATATGAACTTTAATTTTACCAAACAAGAAAGTAAGTTAGTTGCTTTAGTAGATGGAATTGATAGAGTTAATTTTGGAGGAGGAACGGATATGGGGTCTTTTACAAGAGTTGGTGGTGTTATTGGAGATTTATATGCACCTTATGTTAGAAAAGTAGAAGAAGGAGAATACAAAGGATGGAATTTACTAGACGCTAACGGTAGATGGGATGTTGATAGAACTAAAGAAAATCAAAAAAAGATAGGTAACTCTAATAACGATTTTGCTGTAGGTTTTAATACTTCTATTACTTATAAAAATTTCACATTAACTGCTAGTTTAGATTGGAGACAAGGTGGAGATTTTTTCTCTGAATCTATGAAAAGAATGGCTCGTTCTGGTAAAATAGAAAGCTGGAAAAATGGTATAAGTACAAGTACATTTACTGGTGTTTTAAATGCAAATTCTTTTAACGGAGATAGAGCTGCACTTGCAAATGAAATTAAATCGAATCCTATTTATAGAAATAATAATGTTTGGGTTGGTGGTAGAAATCAAGATTTAGGTGGTTTTGCTTACAACGGAAATTACAATGGTGCTTTCTTTCCTGGTGTTATAGATAACGGAGATGGAACTTATACAGAGAATTTTGGAGGTGAAGGAACTCAATTTTTTGATGCTTATAGAGTAGTTGAATCTAGTGGTAGTTTTTGGAGAACAGGAGAAACATTTATGTATGATGCTTCTTTTGTAAAATTAAGAGATATTACCCTTACTTACGATTTCTCTGATAAAGTAGCAAAATATATATCTGCTCAAAACATCTCTATTTCTTTATATGCAAAGAATATAATGTTATGGACAAAAGCTAAAATTGGTATCGATCCAGAGACCGCTTATGACGAAGGAAATCAAGGTTTTGATAAATGGAATCTTACTCCATGGACAATACCAATGGGTTTTAGACTTAACGTTAGTTTTTAA
- a CDS encoding purple acid phosphatase family protein: MKKTVFVLLGLIVLTACKTKEKESHHHDNEHHLTHSHKSYKSDVDAHKLIYPSKAPDRIIVSLTEDAKHSFAVNWRTSQQIETAFVEVAEETHGPDFLLDEKKKQFTAKTELITVENTRDKEPSVNAAYHSAIINNLKPGTDYVYRVGDGSKNRDTWSEWFQISTPSTNENESFSFIYFGDAQNDVKSMWSRVIRKSYKMMPEVDFMLHAGDLINHSESDREWGEWFYAGSFIHATVPSIMTPGNHEYDKSVHRTKLSALWRPQFTLPENGPLDELKETCYALDYQNMKVISIDAQSFNNSKHSREAQTKWLDSVLVNNTKKWVTITMHYPIFSTAKGRDNQALRENLKPLIDKYNVDLVLQGHDHTYARGYASNEGLGRTIVQDAGTVYAVSVSGPKMYESQNQDWMVKRGEYVQLFQIITVENDRIEYNSYTTKGEVYDSFSLMKNKNGKKTLTNNKSEVQMRLKKDFVKK, from the coding sequence ATGAAAAAAACAGTATTTGTTCTTTTAGGGTTAATTGTCTTAACGGCATGTAAAACAAAAGAAAAAGAATCTCACCATCATGATAATGAGCATCATCTTACTCATTCGCATAAATCCTATAAGTCTGATGTTGATGCTCATAAGTTAATTTATCCATCTAAAGCTCCAGATAGAATTATTGTTAGTTTAACCGAAGATGCTAAACATAGTTTTGCGGTTAATTGGAGAACAAGCCAACAAATTGAAACTGCTTTTGTAGAAGTAGCAGAAGAAACTCATGGTCCTGATTTTCTATTAGATGAGAAAAAAAAACAATTTACTGCTAAAACAGAATTGATTACTGTAGAAAACACAAGAGATAAAGAACCTTCTGTAAATGCTGCTTATCACTCAGCAATAATAAACAATCTTAAACCAGGAACTGATTATGTTTATAGAGTTGGAGATGGTAGCAAAAATAGAGATACTTGGAGTGAATGGTTTCAAATAAGTACTCCGTCTACCAATGAAAATGAATCTTTTAGTTTTATTTATTTTGGCGATGCTCAAAATGATGTAAAATCAATGTGGTCTAGAGTAATTCGAAAGTCATATAAAATGATGCCAGAGGTTGATTTTATGCTACATGCTGGAGATTTAATTAATCATAGTGAATCTGATAGAGAATGGGGAGAATGGTTTTATGCGGGTAGTTTTATACATGCAACTGTACCGAGTATTATGACTCCTGGAAATCATGAATATGATAAAAGTGTTCATAGAACAAAATTATCAGCTTTATGGAGACCACAATTTACATTGCCAGAAAATGGTCCTTTAGATGAACTTAAAGAAACATGTTATGCATTAGATTATCAAAATATGAAAGTAATTTCTATAGATGCACAAAGTTTTAATAATAGTAAACACTCTAGAGAAGCTCAAACAAAATGGTTAGATTCAGTTTTGGTTAACAACACTAAAAAATGGGTAACTATTACTATGCATTATCCAATTTTTTCTACAGCAAAAGGAAGAGATAACCAAGCATTAAGAGAAAACTTAAAGCCTCTAATTGATAAATACAATGTAGATTTAGTCTTACAAGGTCATGATCATACTTATGCCAGAGGTTACGCATCTAATGAAGGTTTAGGGAGAACAATTGTACAAGACGCAGGAACTGTATATGCAGTATCAGTAAGTGGCCCAAAAATGTACGAATCTCAGAATCAAGATTGGATGGTAAAAAGAGGAGAATATGTGCAGCTTTTTCAAATTATTACTGTAGAAAATGATAGAATTGAATACAATTCTTATACTACTAAAGGAGAGGTTTATGATAGTTTTAGTTTGATGAAAAATAAAAATGGAAAGAAAACATTAACTAATAACAAATCTGAAGTACAGATGAGGTTAAAAAAAGATTTTGTAAAAAAATAA